From the genome of Chanodichthys erythropterus isolate Z2021 chromosome 17, ASM2448905v1, whole genome shotgun sequence:
tactgtgaagctgcaaTGTATGGTGTGGAAACCCATTTCCGccacatgagaaaaaaaatcatgctttggtaaatcatttttatgaaattacgaaattatgacatacaaagtaatatacataaatacataattaGGAGactaaaaaatctaaattatgatGTGAAAAGCAGAAATTGACAGactaaattttgttttttgactttttatttcataatttcaacttagtatgtcataatttcaacattttgtcataattgcactttttttttattgcacataaatttttttccatttcagagGGAAAATACATAAAGAGAATAAgttaattgcaactttttacgTCATAATTGGAGCTtaatatgtcataatttaaatttttcatctcatgaattttgactttttgacaATAGGTCTTACTGTCAGAATTTCAAATTTTTAtgacaattttgactttaatatcataattattactttttccagtcagaattttgaatttttgtgtcaatttcaactttttaataCCACAATTAGGACCTTTTACATAAAAAATTCTACTTATGTCGTAATTTTCACCTTTTTATTTCATAACTATGACTTTTTAAGTCTGAATTTTAAAGCATGTCAATATCGacataaaatcaatattttgacttAAAAAGTCCTAATTATGAtattaaagtaatgttttcccatttttgtcataattatgactttttaaatctcaatttcaacttttttatatcataattatgactttttacttcaaaattttgacataattttgactttttatgtcataactACTTTTTAAGTCTGAATTTCAACTTATGTCAACATCGACAATAATATCATAATTAGGAGTTTTTAATTCAAAACATTTAgtaagtcataatttcaacctttatgtcataattatgatattgAAGTAATGTTTTCCCATTTTtgccataattatgactttttaaatctcaatttcaacttttttatatcataattatgactttttacttcaaaattttgacataattttgactttttatgtcataactACTTTTTAAGTCTGAATTTCAACTTATGTCAACATCGACATTAATATCATAATTAGGAGTTTAATTCAAAACATTTAgtaagtcataatttcaacctttatgtcataattatgacttagttgaaattatgacttatCAAGTCTAAATTTTGACTTAAAATGCTTTTGACTTAAAAACTCCTAATTATGATATTAATGTCGATGTTGACATAACTTGAAATTCAAACTTAAAAAGCAATGACatcaaaagtcaaaattatgatgtattaagtcaaaattttgaggtaaaaacagacaaaaaatgacaaacaGAAAATGACAAAGACGAAATTATGAAAAAAGGTTAAAGTCATAATTGACATTAAAAGTGATAATTATGACATACATAAAAAGCTGAAATTCAGACTTAAACTCATAATTATGtaataaaaaagtgaaattacaACATATTAAGTCAATATCGTAAAAGGTCCTAATTATGATATTAAAAAGTTGAAACTGACACAAAAAGtcttaattatgacatactCATCAAGTGTTTGATTGTTCCTCACCTGAGACGGACATCAACACATTACCAATGGTGTAAACCCACACGCACTTGCCCGGAAAcagctgagagagagaaaagaaagatCAAAACGAGAGAATTCGACCTGTGAATGACATCATGACGTGTTTTGATCTCTCACCAGCTCCATGGTCGTCTCTGAGCCGTTGAGGTTTAGTGTGAAAATGCCCTCATCGGCCCCAAAAATCAGGTGCTGATCTGAACCAAACAAGAGAAGCGTTACTGAAGGTTTTCGCTCTGAAAACGCTCCACCAGAAGACGGCGGACGCCTACCTTTAGTAACAGGATGTTCCCATGAGGTCGAGCAGTTGAGCTTCAGAGGACACCCATGAAAGACCTTCCTGAAGACAATCTGTCAGAGAGAGCAGTATAATATTACTGACACATAAAGATTCAATTCTTTCACATGCTGTGACTTTTATTCCAACAACACGCTGATGAGAGAGAAGAGAGGTCGGACACGTACCGGCGGTTTCTTGACCACTGGACTCACACACTCCACTGGATCCTGAACAAGAGCGAGAAACACAGAGTCAGACCAGCATGACAGCAGTGACGTGTCTCAACCCCAACTGagatatctgacttcctgtgaGAGTTCAGAGCATGAAACCGAGACGTTCTGCATTTGTGCAGAAGATCAAACTGATCAAACAGATTTTACACAGAAAAATGAAGACGTTCTTGCTTTGCCAGAGTGTCCTGAAACTCGGCTGTAGGAGATCAGTAGATTTGAAAACACGTTTAAAACACAAGAAACTCACGCAGAAACATGTCAGATGCATTCTGATAACATATATTTGTCAGCTGGTCATGCCTTACGATGAAGCAGAACTGGAAGAGCTCAGTATGAGACGCACCTGCGGAGCTTGTCTGCGTCTTCGGTCCTTCTTAGGCGGCAGTTCAGGCGGCTGCAGCTCCGCTGGTGGATCCGTGTGGAAACTAGAGAAAGAAGAAggatctacacacacacacacacacactgttataTGCAGTTCAGCATCAGGAGACTCTACGACACTGTGCTTGTGTGAGACGGACACCTGAGTTGACGCTGCGTACGGAGCGCGGCCGCGGGACGGGTCGTGGCCGTGTGTGTGTCCCGCTGGACGTCCTGAACAACGGCGACGGGACGCTGACGAACAGAGCTTTACTGTGATCCTCCTCTGCTGTCACACTCTCCTCTGAACTCGTGCGGTGCTTCGGctgctcacaaacacacacagcgaTATACTTATAACTTCATATTTAACAGAAATTAGAGactttttatgaaattattttcatCATGAGGAccaatatttttcatatatttcatgttttataaatgtttatacatttcagtattttatattaatttatttaatattttgtatttaaaatttagcttacatttattttcatatttatgacatgaattatatatttcaacattttagcctttttatgaatttattttcatatttatgatATGAGTTATATAATTCAAAATTTtaacctttttatttattttaatttttacatgaattatatatttcaacatttttacctttttatgaattttcatatttatatgaattatatatttcaacattttagccttttaatgaatttattttcatacttatgattaattatatatttcaacattttaacctttttatgaatttattttaatatttatgatatgagttatatattttaacattttaaccttgttatgaatttatttgaatttttattatatgaattatataCTTCAACATTTTAACccttttatgaatttatttgaatatttatgattaattatatatttcaacattttagcctttttatgaatttattttcatatttatggtgaattatatttttcaacattttaacctttttatgaattttcatattaatatgaattatatatttcaacattttagccttttaatgaatttattttcatatttatgatgaattacatatttcaacattttagcctttttatgaatttattttaatatttatgattaattatatatttcaacattttagcctttttatgaatttattttcataCTTATGGTGAAttatatatttcaacattttagcctttttatgaatttattttcatatttatggtgaattatatatttcaacattttagctgtttaatgaattcattttcatattcacgatgaattatatatttcaaaattttagccttttaattaatttttcatatttataatatgaaatacatatttcaatattttggACTTTTGAtgaaattattttcatattcaaattcatattgatatatttcaacattttaggtttttataaatttattttcatatttattatttgaattatatATTTCAACATTGTAGCCTTTTGAtgaaattattttcatatttaaattcatatttatatatttcaacattttagcCTTCTgttgaatttaatatttatatgaatTTATATCTTAACATTTCAGCCATTTTTagaaattattttcatatttgattaattaattttaacattttagccttttaattaatttattttcatgtttatgaTATATGagttatatattttaacattttagcctttttatgaatttattttcatatttatggtgaattatatatttcaacattttagccttttaatgaattcattttcatatttacgatgatttatatatttcaacattttagctttttaatgaatttattttcatatttatgatattaattataaatttcaacattttagcatttttatgaatttattttcatatttatgatatgaattatatttttcagcattttaaacttttaatacatatttcaacattttatgtcagcttttactttttttattattaaatatttgctcACCACAAATGAAAAGCTTGAGCTGTGCTGAGCATGAATAGCTTTTAACAGTGAGTGTTCAGGTCGAACGTAATGTTTCCCTCCAGCAGACGACAAACACAGAAATCTTTAAAGTCTCTGATGCAGTGGAGTGACTTACTttgggaggaagaggaggaggaactTCATCGCTGTACTGCAGTGTGCTGCTAAACAGAGAAGAAGAGAAACCATGTCATATCCTTCATAATTCATACAGAGACTGAGTGTGCTGTGGGATTATTGGTGAAGTACCTCACAGAATGACTGGCAGGTCTGTGGGCGGAGAAGAGAATCAAAAACGTGATTAACCACAGATACAATCACAGATTTAATGAGCAGTTCTCTTACAACAAACCACACGCTCAACACAATCATGCGTTCATGCATCTTAAAGACACTTTTAAACAACAACAGTGTTCGAAGATACTGGGAGAATCGAGAAAATGACCAATGAAATTACAGCAAGACAACGACGGAAGACACCGTCTTAATCATGATGAACAATTAAAAACCATGTTCAGAGTGAACGAACCTCTACTTCTCTGTTTAGATTACTCATCTAGCCAATTATTTAATTgcaaattaaattcaaattatcaaattattaaaataatatattttatttaaatataacatttttattaaaaaattaattaattaatacaattaaaataaaataaaataaaaatattagattACAAACattaatagaaaaataaaaagatgttttggcaactgaaataaaaaaatttgaagtaacttgaaataaaaatgaaatataaatagaattattaaactaaaaaactactaaaactaaaattaaaataaaaatttaacaataaataatatattttttatttttaaatgtatatattttaataaaaatgtataataaaaatataataaaatacaagtaTTAGatgaattttttttagaaatattgcctaaactgaaaataaataagttgAAGCAAccttaaataaaaatgaaagctaaataaaattatatataaaaaaaaccttaaactattaaaactaaaattaaaatgaaaaaaaataaataaataaataaatgaaatgtaaaattttgatgtaaaattgaaaatataataataaataatatatttttatcttttatttaaatatataatttttttaaacaaaaaaaaaacaaacaaataaaatattagattaaaattttaaaaaacactattagaaaaaaatgaaaatactgccttggcaactaaataaaaaagttgaataaaacttaaataaatataaaagatacaaatttatattacaaaaataaataaatacaaattaaaatgaaaactgaaaaatataacaattaaagctcattcaaaatgttaataaacactataaatgtatataaataatactgaaaTAACAGAACAGAGAATTTGGTTGATTAAATGTAAAGCTTGAATGAAGCATCAGCCAAGTGCATAAATGTACAGTAAATCTGCCATTTATGATTTGAGAAGAGGATAATATCTTACATTTCCACATCATCGTAGTCGTCATCAGTGTCCACACTCTCGTCTCTGTCAGAAAGAGTTAATTAGAATTATAAGCAGAACATCGACTGTACATGTGACATACTGTACATGAGTGAATGAACGTACCTGATGGACTGTTTACTGTACGTGAGCACAGGATTCGTCCACGGCCTTCCCGACGTCCGTAACTACATCAAACACACGAATGAAAGCATCATGTCATgtgatgaacaataaaaaaaccCTCTTAATATTCTGCAAGGGGTGTGTAAATTTATGACCACAACTAATTGAATGACTACATTTattggaaaaaaatgttttttctttttcttgttgttATGCTTTTCCTGTTAAAACAGGAAGTTGGGCTCATATCATAAATAAATAGCCAGTTATCTGTTGTTTAAATCACAGCCATGAATCTGATTGGacaaacatttgcaaataaagaGATGCCATCAATCTGTTTCCTGGAAGAGAAAAACTTTACACTTTAAATGTGTATATCTtacaaaaacatgcattttgtcaactttcagtagaacacaaGGAACTCAAAGACTTTATTTATCATAGGGAATATCTTTTGGTCAGACTGAGCTCACTTCTGAAGACAATTTTCAGCAAACTTCTCCCCAAaagttaaacacacacacactaaccgTTGCATCTGGAGACTCTCGTTTGTCAGCGACTGGTCTCTGTGTGTAAATCTGTTCCACTGAAACACAGAAATCAGGGTTATAATGGTGAAAGTGAGTGTCTTTATctcaataacacacacacacacacacacacgagcgAGTGTCTTACAGCTGATGTCAGAGTTCGTTCTCTCTGCCCGGTTGTGTCGGTTGATTGAGTGAATTCTTCTGAGTGAATGTGGCACAATAAcctgagagagacagacagataataTCACCACACTTACACAAGATAAAACAGACGCTCTCTTTTCACATTCAGAGAGAACGGAGCTGCACTTGCGTGACTGAAATATCTGCCTGAGAGGAGTTTCAAAGAAGTCAAATGACTTGCCTAAAAGGGACTTTGAATGTGTCAGAGTTTATGCTGGATTTGTGTGCGTAAATTATATAGGCCTGGTTTCGCAGATGGGGTTTATATTAAGCCTTAGTTACATTTAAAAACGTACcatagaaaaaaagcattactggtgtgcatcttcagacaaaaacaatattttaaaacatgtctgttcaagttgctttcagttaaaggGGTCATAAATTTGATATATAAGAGTTCATCGTACTATTAGAATATCCTGTAAGATTCAGAACTGAaatcttccttgttagtccaataaaagcttttattgactcCAGACCCAGAGAACGACTGATCCTGTCATAGATAGGTGAAACTCCGCCTCCACTGAAGAAACCccgcctacttcatcattgcatcattagccccgcccacttGCGTGTTAGagagatgaggaggagagaagagcgatacaggactaaaataacattacctttcaaaggatcctaatgcaggaatatggttatttatttccatcaatgtgaatgtctcagttgagctttatttatttgtgttcggttcatttcactgtggattctttggtaaatcagtcGCATTTCTGCATTAtcagacttttacgatatgaactcgacagtaatgcaacaacatgtcagtaactgtgttcattctgatgcctgatctgatattaatgattcatgtacagtcacatgatctttgtgtcagtaaatcaaaccagcgactaaacgctcaacttcaccttgattctcttagtaggatgaaaataatctgttatttaaatcatataaagaacgctccctttacaatcgctggagctgtcaatcaaacagagtTTATCAGTAACGCGCGCCAAAACTCCcattttattcaatgaatctcttatttatatcgagtttgcactgttagttatgatgaaagcattggttagtgtgcagaaattgagtttaatgatgagatcactgctttcatgagctcaacaacatgtctgtgatcgactaCAATGTGCATTATTCATAGAAAGAAAAAGGAGGAGTAGAAACTATGCTTAAACTTAATTGAAAGCCCATTTCAGCCATAATTCTGTcataaaagtcataattatgtgtGAGTGTACCTCCAAATCATCGTCATCTGTAGGTAAACAAACTTTTAGTTTCTCAGGATGTTTGAGTTTGTCCAGTAGTTCGAGGGTCAATTCCTGTCTCAAAGACGGCTGCGTCACAAACAAGTGCTGAAACAAGACATGACACACGTTCAACTGCATGAATATACACACGTGTGtgtcaacacaacacacacacacacacacagctggcAAACGTACCGTCAGCATCTTTTTGGCGCTGGGTCTCTTCTTTGGGTTCCTGATCAGCATGGACTTCACAAAGCTGTAGAACATGGTGGACCTGCAATAAGAGCAGCCGTGAGGGATTCGTTTGGACGATGATGCTTTATTGCAGAACAACTCAGTCTCTTACCATTTGGATTTGTCTTTCAGTTTGGGAGGCTGATAGCCACTCTTGGACATGAGGAACAAAACTCTGAGAAACCAGAAGCAGAAACAGTGTTAGTCTTGATCTGAGTCAAGTCGCAATAATTATGAAATGACTTCaatttcagctgtaaagcagctctacagaagacaataatgtcattattcagatcaatttagttgattcagttcagttcaatgacAGTAATGAAATCCGAGTGCattcatatgtgtgtgttttgttcaCCTAAGAGGATGGACATCAAACATAGGTGGCTGTAGTTCTGCGAGCTCGATCGCTGTGATTCCCACAGACCAGATATCACACAGCTCATTATATCCACCCTTAATCTCCACCGCGGCAACTTCCGGTGCCATCCTGTGGAGAAACACACGCTCACGACTGAGAACCGGCACAGGTTTACATCAGTCCTTCAGTAAAGCTGCAGGACTGATACAATGACACTTCTGAGGAAGATCCTGACTGCAGcatagtgtcggcccagatctggcccacatccgcatgtgggccggatctgggccacattCTGTTTCTGTCTGGGGAGATAGTCACTGGATTCAACAATGCTTGTGAGCTTcatcacactgcaaaaattacAGAAATACTGCTACAGGGACATGGACAGAATAAAGTACAACTACAGTCAGAGCTCAGTGGAGTAAACAAGCCAGAAAGGAAACAGATCTCACCAATACGGCGTCCCAATGAAGGACATTCGACGGGCAAAAGTGGCTGTGATTTGTGCTGAGATGCCAAAGTCCGCTAAAAACAGTGAGGAAGAGATGttaaacagatagacagatggattgAGTGACACAGGTTTAATGGTGTTTAGTAGTTCTACGAACCCAGTTTGACTTCTccatgatcattcagaagaatATTTGCaccctgaaaaacaaaaactcagAATAACGTACTGAAACTGTTTGTTGATGGACTGTTTGGTTGTTAAGGTGTGAGGGACTTTACCTTGATATCTCTGTGGATCTTTTTCTGTCCGTGAAGATAATCAAGACCCTGACAGAGATAGAGATGGAGAGAGCAGGTGTGAATGACTTCttaaaataattgtgctgtTATAATTATGTGATATGAACTGTGCATTGTAAATGCATGTCACCTGTAGCATCTCTCGACAGATATAAGCGATCTGCTGCTCTGAGAGCGGACCGGtcactgacagacagacagaaagatgaTAATCACACGTCAGCTTTTCAGTCATGTGTCTTAGTGAAAGTCTTAGTTTGCTGgtttcactgcaaaaaaatgatgtgcttcctcagtgtttctgtcttgttttccagcacaaatatctaaacattcttttaaatcaagatacatttactggagaagagaaatgactAAAGACAAGTCTTTTTAAAGGGAGTTTATGCTTAAGGTTAGGTTCTAAGAACACTTTGGTTCATATCAAgctcatattaataaaaatattcattaattCTGAACGTTCTGtgaacttttttatgttttacaattgttttattggttaagggaacattccatttcatcattcttcaaacattacgagaatgttacttttgaatgttctctaaacATTCCGAAATGTTAATGGAAgaaacgtttgttcataacattGACAGAATCTTGCCAGAATGTTAGCTAAAGTTCTGAGTTCATTCCCTGTTAGTTGGGAAGAAAgtctttaatatatattttgcttttccagtaaatgtatgttgatttatgaatgtttagatgtttgtactggaaaacaagacagaaacactgaggaagaacatcaaTTTTACAATCTGCATGCAAAAGCATTTTTCATCCATTGACAGTAAAATTGTATTCTattgaaattaaacattttccaaGCGACATTTAAATCACAGATATGTTGTTAGATTATAGTTGATGTGATAATCAAACACTCtcatcacacaaacacagacactgTGGAGTTCAGTGCTGTTTTAGAGAGTGACCCAAAGGCTCTGAAATGTCAAAGacttaaaatgacattaaaaacaGGAAACCAAGTCAATTAGATAAAACATTTGTGTGAGAGACGACAGAACCTCTTTACCGTGGTAAATGTCCTGCAGAGATCCTCCACCGCAGTACTCCATACAGATCCACAGCTTATTCATCCTACAACACAAGTGATCATTTACACTCTGTTGTCTTAATTTAAAGGGTAAATTTAAAAAGCAACTACCCAGTtaacagggaatgttctcagaacgttccggcaaggttctctcaaagttatacacaaacattcttcaagTAACATTAACAGAACAttcgttcaaagttatctggtctttaaaggtttttttttttttttttacaatcactaCAACatatttctcaatacttaggtcaatATTTCAAAACTCTTCTCACAGTTCTCCTAACTAACCAACTATCAACTTCagcacagcagttaatttcacattcaaaaacaaccacaacacatcattcatgtctcaaatcaactcattcttgtTGGTTTCAGCCAACAAACATGCTTTGTCACTCATAAAACAATGACCCCTAAAAATAGGCACCATTACTTAATGATTTCTTCTGTAGACATTCTTTACGaaacaagaatgacactctcTAATGCATAGAATTCACTGCAGTATTTGTTACATAGTCCATGTTTACATTACTGTACAAAATCATTCCAAAATTTTCCCCTTTTATATAGATAACAATGAAACTTAAAAGACTAACATCTTTGTAGGGTTTCTGCTACATCTAATTGTTTTgatagcatttaattttttagatTTGGAATGTATTTAGATTTAAGATGTTGGAATGCATCATGTTGCCTTTTCCCAACAATTCCTTGTTTCTCCGCGAACGTCTCTCACCTGATGTAACTGCCGTGATACGCCACAATGTTGCCGTGTTTACAGCTCTTCACCATCACGATCTCTTGCTGGATGACAGAGAAATCGTCCTCTgtgaaagacagacagactgtGAGCGGGAAACAGTGTATGACATGATTTAAAGAAGGGGTCTCAAACTCGGCTCGTGAAGGACCACAGCTCCAACTGCTTGGAAGTTTTCCTGAAAAGCTTGATTAGtt
Proteins encoded in this window:
- the LOC137004290 gene encoding mitogen-activated protein kinase kinase kinase kinase 5 produces the protein MMDALEISTRNPQDDFEILLRVGGGTYGEVYKARNKQNGELAAIKIIKMEPEDDFSVIQQEIVMVKSCKHGNIVAYHGSYIRMNKLWICMEYCGGGSLQDIYHVTGPLSEQQIAYICREMLQGLDYLHGQKKIHRDIKGANILLNDHGEVKLADFGISAQITATFARRMSFIGTPYWMAPEVAAVEIKGGYNELCDIWSVGITAIELAELQPPMFDVHPLRVLFLMSKSGYQPPKLKDKSKWSTMFYSFVKSMLIRNPKKRPSAKKMLTHLFVTQPSLRQELTLELLDKLKHPEKLKVCLPTDDDDLEVIVPHSLRRIHSINRHNRAERTNSDISLEQIYTQRPVADKRESPDATLRTSGRPWTNPVLTYSKQSIRDESVDTDDDYDDVEIPASHSVSSTLQYSDEVPPPLPPKPKHRTSSEESVTAEEDHSKALFVSVPSPLFRTSSGTHTRPRPVPRPRSVRSVNSDPSSFSSFHTDPPAELQPPELPPKKDRRRRQAPQDPVECVSPVVKKPPIVFRKVFHGCPLKLNCSTSWEHPVTKDQHLIFGADEGIFTLNLNGSETTMELLFPGKCVWVYTIGNVLMSVSGKSSQLHSHALKELYEQTRREHRIVALPTHRLLPRKFAISTKIPDTKGCRTCSVAHNAQNGCVFLCCALESSVVLLQWYEPMHKFMLIKQFDFPLPTPLRVFEMLVVPDQEYPQVYIRVSRGASPSHPVQLDYIDLNSNTSWFTDTGLESRGADRVQLHQMDGDTLLVLIDNAVHTVALDGSAKSHRLQPSDVTFKLDIDAVVYYDDTLIAIWKHGWQRRGQGSSEILQEITDTKRIFRLLGYDRTVVMEKRVCDDQSGLCNLYILETVDSAPVS